CCCAGTCTTTCCTTAGCAAttcctccacttgcctttgcaactCTTTCGTTTCTTCAGGTCCCATCCTATAGACGGGTTTGTTAGGCAGTGGGGCTCCCAGAATGAggtcaatttgatgctcaatccctcTTAGAGGTGGTAATCCATTTGGCACATCCTCCGGGAATATATCCTCGAACTCCTGCAAAAGAGATAAGACATTGGTGGGCAAGGAGTTAGTGGATGATATGACCAACTCTTCCTTGCACACAAGTACGAGTAAGAGTTGGTTGGAAGACAAATCTCGCTTTACATTTTTGGCTTTTGCTAGCAAGCTAAGCTTCCCCTTGTTATCTTCCCTCATGGCCGACCCTATTGCTGCCTTTTTCTTTCCTAGGGGTTCGGCCCTACTCTCCTacttttcttcctcacttttctctcgcTTTTTGCTCTCAAGTTCTAGCTCGTACTCTTTTTGGAGCCTCACttgatcttcatacacttgttttggaGTGAGGGGTACAAGAGTTATTTTTCTATTACAATGCATAAAGACATATTTGTTAGCTCTTCCTTTGAATTCAACGTCCCTGTCATATTGCCAAGGTCGCCCAAGTATGAGGTGACTTGCTTGCATCGGCACAACACACAAGTGACTTCATGTTCATATTTTTAAATTCGAAATGGCACCTTTACTTGTCCAAACACACGGACTTCCCCTTTattgttcaaccattgaaggcAATAAGGTCTTGGATGCTTGATAACTAGAAGCCCTAGCTTTTCCACCATGAGTAGACTAGCTACATTGGCACAACTTCCACTATCAATGACAACACTATAGaccttatccttgatatgacacCTCATGTAGAAAAGGTTGTCCCGTTGTATCTCCATTTCCTCCTCCTTGACTCGAGTAGTGAGGACCTTTCGAACCACCAAACAACTAATCTCCTCATGAGTAGGTAGTTCTTTACCCAAATCATCCTCTTCCTCCACAAGAAGCGGCATACCTTCATATTCCTCCTTCTCATCAGAGACAATCTCCCTATTCGGTAACAAGAGCATGGTTCGTTGGTTGGGGCATTGGGAGGCGATATGACCAAACCCTTGACATTTAAAGCACTTAGTGTCTCGGCTACGAGGTTTAGGAGCGTCATTATTGGCCTTAGGTTCCACCTTTGCCTTCATTTTTGGAGAAAAGGCATTCAGCCTTGTTGGATTAGGTAAAGCCGCGGCCTTCTCCTCCCTCTTGGGTTGAGAATTTCGCCAACTCCCCGGGTTGTACATAGTGCCTGGACGTCCactacccctcctcttgagacaCCGTTCTACTGTTACCGCCTTCTTCAGCATGTCATTCATGTCGAGGTAGTGTTGGAGTTCCACTACTTCGGCAATTTTCGGCCTTAGACCATGCAAGAATCGAGCCATGGTAGCTTCTCCATCTTCACGCAAATCGACTTTCATGATGGCCATCTTCATTTCCTTGTAGTAATCTTCGACTGACATGGAACCTTGAGTGAGAGCTTGTAGCCTTCGGTGCAAGTCTCGGCTATAGCAGCTCGGCACGAACCTTTTCTGCATCAAGCTCCTTATTTCTTCCCAAGTCTCTACGGGCCTTTCTCTATTTCTCCTCCGGCTGAGATATAGTTGGTCCCACCAGATAGAGGCATAGTCTGTGAATTCCACAGCTGCAAGTTTCACTTTTTGCTCCTCCGTGTAAGTGTGGCACTCATAGACTAACTCAATTTTCCattcccattccaagtacgcCTCGGGTTCCGACTTGCCTTGGAAGGAGGGAATTTTGAGTTAGACACCTTTAATGGCATCATCTCCTCACCGTTGGAACCTTTGGTCAGCTTGGTTCCTCCCCTCAAATGGTTCCTCCTCATCATTGGAGTATGCGGATTCCTTCCCCTTGCTCGAACTAGGTGGTTGCCTAGAATTCTCCAATTGGTCAATCCTTTCATGCAAAGGTTCAATGGAGCTTTTAAGCATCCTTCGGAACTCCCCCATCATGGCCTCCatgtgtaattttatgtccattgtttggtc
The DNA window shown above is from Coffea arabica cultivar ET-39 chromosome 5e, Coffea Arabica ET-39 HiFi, whole genome shotgun sequence and carries:
- the LOC140006942 gene encoding uncharacterized protein, whose amino-acid sequence is MEAMMGEFRRMLKSSIEPLHERIDQLENSRQPPSSSKGKESAYSNDEEEPFEGRNQADQSRRRNRERPVETWEEIRSLMQKRFVPSCYSRDLHRRLQALTQGSMSVEDYYKEMKMAIMKVDLREDGEATMARFLHGLRPKIAEVVELQHYLDMNDMLKKAVTVERCLKRRGSGRPGTMYNPGSWRNSQPKREEKAAALPNPTRLNAFSPKMKAKVEPKANNDAPKPRSRDTKCFKCQGFGHIASQCPNQRTMLLLPNREIVSDEKEEYEGMPLLVEEEDDLGKELPTHEEISCLVVRKVLTTRVKEEEMEIQRDNLFYMRCHIKDKVYSVVIDSGSCANVASLLMVEKLGLLVIKHPRPYCLQWLNNKGEVRVFGQEFEDIFPEDVPNGLPPLRGIEHQIDLILGAPLPNKPVYRMGPEETKELQRQVEELLRKDWARESLSPCVVPVILVPKKDGAWRMCTDYRTVNAITVKYHHSIPRLDDMLDELHGVSVGAILMQGEKLIAYFSERLNGAALNYSTYDKELYALVRALEMWQHYLRAREFVIKTDHESLKHLKGQQKLSKRHAKWVAFIEFFPYVIKYKTGKSNVVADALSRRHTLLTALDTKLLGFELMKELYKDDVDFLNVYVNCRKSDFEKFYVHNGFLFYLTKLCITRGSIRDLLVRESHSGGLMDTSVFLRP